Proteins encoded together in one Anguilla anguilla isolate fAngAng1 chromosome 9, fAngAng1.pri, whole genome shotgun sequence window:
- the LOC118234919 gene encoding latent-transforming growth factor beta-binding protein 3-like isoform X10, translated as MPSLLVLHVLIWLGAQRLALGAERTSTRERFKVVIAPVICKRICLKGQCQDTCEQGNNTTLISENGQSADTLTGPGFRVVVCPLTCMNGGVCSSRTQCLCPPGFTGRLCQFRLRQMPEAQGAQGNKQHVYTVQVVPDAPSLGDNTGRQQMAQTHSVFTLPLAQGGGHHSSEVQFKVRVHHSSDTSVVIHSLDQSRSDVKRPTKPLPRLVHPTHKPRGRCFQETTSKQDCSSNPLPGLTNQEDCCGSVGNSWGQNKCYKCPPVLPYPGPQKLQNIIEDRGSTCPHGYKRLNRTHCQDINECTMQGVCQHGECLNTQGSFLCACKPGYVLDRTRCVEPLVELGLCFRMMTRAGQCEHALPTELSQEMCCCTVGRAWGSRCERCPQDGTASFSKICPAGKGYSFQSYRGTLSFPPQILQILPNREPRPQIPKTEKGKRQQEAKFPVPRREVPVEATTPMQISTLSSHGPRIPKIIPKPTPPPIVRLYPERGAFEVAQTQVTQTDECRADRNICGHGECISGLSGFSCRCNAGYRLHARGKSCVDEDECDSDPCGPGRGSCINTMGSYRCRCLHGYKLMVHKGKLKCIDVNECSKPHTCGEGGRCVNFPGSYKCDCFTGYKSKSPRQPFCEDIDECRDPNACPNEQCENTPGSYDCVPCMPGHEVRGGVCYDIDECQNRDVCLNGRCENLRGTYRCLCNEGFLHESDSQGCRDIDECEDHRLCANGRCLNTEGSFICQCYPGYKPTKEGSHCEDINECERPANCQRGHCINTMGSYRCECQKGFMLVNGRRCQDIDECARDRGLCQPHGVCENKPGTYICVCNEGFASTQDKRSCEEIEVYVDEKKECYLNLDDTVFCDSVLATNITKQECCCSIGVGWGDHCEIYPCPVYHSVEFHSLCPIGKGFYHQEGVTEYGLAVHRDIDECVLFSNEICKEGRCMNTQPGYECYCQQGFYYDSNLLECIDVDECHDESLCDNGRCINTRGSFYCSCNSPWAPDASKKKCVIPTVSGVDECQDPSNCKNGHCVDTSESFYCICSPPFILATDRNSCVTPEEQADVNECQDPSYCKNGRCVNTPGSFHCICAQPLTFSAALKQCVYDDRTAAHRDVCFLEVDEGLICTMPRKDIVVTYSQCCCHYGRGWGPECRTCPERNSAIFNRLCQMHLETESDGEGDSLAAFAHYNPGDSSEEDSDECSCANGRCVRSYLGTMCECNPGFRMDHSRTRCVDIDECGEPGIRVNSCKNARCVNTMGSFKCLCKLGFAPARRTNMCVRTKTR; from the exons ATGCCCTCTCTGTTAGTATTGCATGTCCTTATCTGGCTGGGCGCCCAAAGATTGGCCCTCGGAGCCGAGCGCACTTCAACTCGGGAGCGTTTTAAAGTGGTCATCGCTCCTGTGATCTGCAAGAGGATATGTCTTAAAGGGCAGTGCCAAGACACCTGCGAGCAGGGCAACAACACCACGCTCATTAGCGAGAACGGACAGTCCGCGGACACGCTCACAGGACCCGGCTTCAGAGTGG TGGTTTGCCCGCTCACCTGTATGAACGGAGGAGTGTGCAGCTCACGCACTCAGTGTCTGTGCCCTCCTGGCTTCACGGGTCGGCTGTGCCAGTTTCGCCTGCGCCAGATGCCTGAAGCCCAGGGGGCACAGGGCAACAAGCAGCACGTCTACACCGTGCAGGTGGTGCCTGATGCTCCGAGCCTGGGCGACAACACAGGCCGGCAACAGATGGCACAAACCCACTCTGTCTTCACTCTGCCCCTGGCGCAAGGGGGCGGGCATCACTCCTCAGAAG tgcAGTTTAAGGTACGTGTCCACCACAGCTCAGACACCTCTGTTGTCATCCACTCCCTGGACCAGAGTAGATCAGATGTCAAGCGACCCACCAAGCCTTTGCCCCGCCTGGTGCACCCAACGCACAAACCCAGGGGGCGGTGCTTTCAGGAGACCACGTCCAAACAGGAT TGTAGCAGTAACCCCCTCCCTGGATTGACCAATCAAGAGGATTGCTGTGGCAGCGTGGGAAATTCCTGGGGGCAGAACAAATGCTACAAGTGCCCCCCTGTGTTGCCCT ACCCTGGACCCCAAAAACTCCAAAACATCATTGAGGACCGTGGCTCTACCTGCCCACACGGCTATAAGAGACTGAACAGAACCCATTGCCAAG ACATCAACGAGTGCACGATGCAGGGCGTGTGTCAGCACGGAGAGTGCCTGAACACGCAGGGCAGTTTCCTGTGTGCTTGCAAGCCCGGCTACGTCCTGGACAGGACAAGATGCGTGG AGCCCCTGGTGGAGCTGGGGCTCTGCTTTCGCATGATGACGAGGGCGGGGCAGTGTGAGCACGCCCTGCCCACCGAGCTCTCTCAGGAGATGTGCTGCTGCACCGTGGGCAGGGCCTGGGGCAGCAGGTGTGAAAGGTGTCCCCAGGATGGCACAG CCTCTTTTAGCAAGATTTGTCCTGCAGGGAAGGGCTACTCCTTCCAGAGTTACAGAGGAACCCTGTCATTCCCGCCCCAGATCCTGCAGATCCTCCCAAACCGGGAACCGCGACCCCAGATCCCCAAGACTGAAAAGGGAAAGCGGCAGCAAG AAGCCAAGTTCCCA GTGCCCCGGAGAGAGGTTCCTGTGGAGGCGACCACCCCCATGCAGATCTCCACCCTCAGCAGCCATGGGCCCCGGATCCCTA AAATCATACCCAAACCGACTCCACCTCCCATAGTGAGGCTCTACCCAGAAAGAGGCGCCTTTGAAGTGGCACAGACACAGGTCACAC AGACGGACGAATGCAGAGCGGACAGGAACATCTGTGGCCATGGGGAGTGCATCAGCGGGCTCTCTGGGTTCAGCTGCCGCTGCAATGCAGGGTATCGACTCCATGCCCGGGGGAAGAGCTGCGTGG ATGAGGATGAATGTGATTCCGACCCCTGTGGCCCGGGGAGAGGCTCTTGTATCAACACCATGGGCTCCTATAGGTGCCGATGTCTCCACGGCTACAAGCTCATGGTCCACAAAGGAAAGCTCAAGTGTATTG ATGTGAATGAGTGTTCCAAGCCCCACACatgtggggagggagggcgcTGCGTCAATTTCCCTGGCTCTTACAAGTGCGACTGCTTCACGGGCTACAAAAGCAAGTCCCCTCGACAGCCGTTCTGTGAGG ACATTGATGAGTGCCGGGACCCCAACGCTTGTCCTAACGAACAGTGTGAGAACACGCCTGGCTCGTACGACTGCGTGCCGTGCATGCCCGGCCACGAGGTCCGAGGGGGTGTCTGTTACG ATATCGATGAATGCCAGAACAGAGACGTGTGCCTCAATGGACGGTGTGAGAATTTGAGAGGCACCTACCGCTGCCTGTGCAATGAAGGCTTCCTGCACGAGTCTGACAGCCAGGGCTGCAGAG ACATTGACGAGTGCGAAGACCACAGGTTGTGTGCCAACGGGCGCTGCCTCAACACTGAGGGGTCCTTCATTTGTCAGTGCTACCCAGGGTACAAGCCCACCAAGGAAGGGAGCCACTGTGAAG ATATAAATGAATGTGAGCGACCAGCAAACTGCCAGAGGGGGCACTGTATCAATACAATGGGATCCTATCGGTGTGAGTGCCAGAAGGGCTTCATGCTGGTCAACGGGAGGCGATGCCAAG ATATTGACGAGTGTGCCAGGGACAGAGGTCTCTGCCAGCCCCACGGAGTGTGTGAGAACAAGCCGGGCACGTACATCTGCGTCTGCAACGAGGGCTTTGCCAGCACCCAGGACAAGCGCAGCTGTGAGG AGATTGAGGTGTATGTGGACGAAAAGAAGGAGTGCTACCTGAACCTGGATGACACGGTGTTCTGCGACAGTGTGCTGGCCACCAACATTACCAAGCAGGAGTGCTGCTGCTCCATTGGCGTGGGCTGGGGGGACCACTGTGAAATTTACCCCTGTCCCGTCTACCACTCAG TGGAGTTCCACTCTCTGTGTCCCATTGGGAAAGGGTTTTACCACCAGGAAGGTGTAACCGAGTATGGCCTGGCAGTTCACCGTG ATATTGATGAGTGCGTGCTCTTTTCCAATGAGATCTGCAAGGAGGGCCGGTGCATGAACACCCAGCCTGGATATGAGTGCTACTGCCAGCAGGGCTTCTACTACGACAGCAACCTGCTGGAGTGCATCG ATGTTGACGAATGCCACGATGAGTCGCTGTGTGACAACGGGCGATGCATCAATACCCGAGGGTCCTTCTACTGCTCATGCAACTCCCCTTGGGCCCCCGATGCCtccaaaaagaaatgtgtgatCCCCACTGTCTCGG GTGTGGACGAGTGTCAGGACCCCTCCAACTGTAAGAACGGGCACTGTGTGGACACCTCAGAGTCCTTCTACTGCATCTGCTCCCCACCCTTTATCCTTGCCACTGATCGCAACAGCTGTGTCACGCCAGAGGAACAGGCAG ATGTGAATGAGTGCCAGGACCCTTCGTACTGTAAGAACGGGAGGTGTGTCAACACACCTGGCTCCTTCCACTGTATCTGCGCTCAGCCTCTCACCTTCAGCGCTGCTCTGAAGCAGTGCGTCTACGACG acCGCACGGCTGCTCACAGGGACGTGTGTTTCCTGGAGGTAGATGAGGGCCTGATCTGCACCATGCCCCGGAAGGACATTGTGGTCACAtactctcagtgctgctgccacTACGGGCGTGGTTGGGGGCCTGAATGTCGCACCTGTCCAGAAAGGAACTCAG CGATCTTCAACCGTCTGTGTCAGATGCACTTGGAAACAGAGTCTGACGGTGAGGGCGATTCCTTGGCAGCTTTCGCCCACTACAATCCAG GGGACAGCTCAGAAGAAGACTCAGATGAGTGCAGCTGTGCGAATGGCCGCTGTGTACGGTCCTACCTGGGCACCATGTGCGAGTGTAACCCAGGATTCCGGATGGACCACTCTCGCACCCGCTGCGTAG ATATTGATGAGTGCGGCGAACCTGGCATCCGGGTGAATTCCTGTAAGAATGCCCGCTGTGTCAACACCATGGGCTCCTTCAAGTGCCTCTGCAAACTTGGCTTCGCTCCAGCGCGGCGGACgaacatgtgtgtgcgtacgaaGACCCGATAA
- the LOC118234919 gene encoding latent-transforming growth factor beta-binding protein 3-like isoform X5, translating into MPSLLVLHVLIWLGAQRLALGAERTSTRERFKVVIAPVICKRICLKGQCQDTCEQGNNTTLISENGQSADTLTGPGFRVVVCPLTCMNGGVCSSRTQCLCPPGFTGRLCQFRLRQMPEAQGAQGNKQHVYTVQVVPDAPSLGDNTGRQQMAQTHSVFTLPLAQGGGHHSSEVQFKVRVHHSSDTSVVIHSLDQSRSDVKRPTKPLPRLVHPTHKPRGRCFQETTSKQDCSSNPLPGLTNQEDCCGSVGNSWGQNKCYKCPPVLPYPGPQKLQNIIEDRGSTCPHGYKRLNRTHCQDINECTMQGVCQHGECLNTQGSFLCACKPGYVLDRTRCVVEPLVELGLCFRMMTRAGQCEHALPTELSQEMCCCTVGRAWGSRCERCPQDGTASFSKICPAGKGYSFQSYRGTLSFPPQILQILPNREPRPQIPKTEKGKRQQEAKFPVPRREVPVEATTPMQISTLSSHGPRIPKIIPKPTPPPIVRLYPERGAFEVAQTQVTQTDECRADRNICGHGECISGLSGFSCRCNAGYRLHARGKSCVDEDECDSDPCGPGRGSCINTMGSYRCRCLHGYKLMVHKGKLKCIDVNECSKPHTCGEGGRCVNFPGSYKCDCFTGYKSKSPRQPFCEDIDECRDPNACPNEQCENTPGSYDCVPCMPGHEVRGGVCYDIDECQNRDVCLNGRCENLRGTYRCLCNEGFLHESDSQGCRDIDECEDHRLCANGRCLNTEGSFICQCYPGYKPTKEGSHCEDINECERPANCQRGHCINTMGSYRCECQKGFMLVNGRRCQDIDECARDRGLCQPHGVCENKPGTYICVCNEGFASTQDKRSCEEIEVYVDEKKECYLNLDDTVFCDSVLATNITKQECCCSIGVGWGDHCEIYPCPVYHSVEFHSLCPIGKGFYHQEGVTEYGLAVHRDIDECVLFSNEICKEGRCMNTQPGYECYCQQGFYYDSNLLECIDVDECHDESLCDNGRCINTRGSFYCSCNSPWAPDASKKKCVIPTVSGVDECQDPSNCKNGHCVDTSESFYCICSPPFILATDRNSCVTPEEQADVNECQDPSYCKNGRCVNTPGSFHCICAQPLTFSAALKQCVYDDRTAAHRDVCFLEVDEGLICTMPRKDIVVTYSQCCCHYGRGWGPECRTCPERNSAIFNRLCQMHLETESDGEGDSLAAFAHYNPGDSSEEDSDECSCANGRCVRSYLGTMCECNPGFRMDHSRTRCVDIDECGEPGIRVNSCKNARCVNTMGSFKCLCKLGFAPARRTNMCVRTKTR; encoded by the exons ATGCCCTCTCTGTTAGTATTGCATGTCCTTATCTGGCTGGGCGCCCAAAGATTGGCCCTCGGAGCCGAGCGCACTTCAACTCGGGAGCGTTTTAAAGTGGTCATCGCTCCTGTGATCTGCAAGAGGATATGTCTTAAAGGGCAGTGCCAAGACACCTGCGAGCAGGGCAACAACACCACGCTCATTAGCGAGAACGGACAGTCCGCGGACACGCTCACAGGACCCGGCTTCAGAGTGG TGGTTTGCCCGCTCACCTGTATGAACGGAGGAGTGTGCAGCTCACGCACTCAGTGTCTGTGCCCTCCTGGCTTCACGGGTCGGCTGTGCCAGTTTCGCCTGCGCCAGATGCCTGAAGCCCAGGGGGCACAGGGCAACAAGCAGCACGTCTACACCGTGCAGGTGGTGCCTGATGCTCCGAGCCTGGGCGACAACACAGGCCGGCAACAGATGGCACAAACCCACTCTGTCTTCACTCTGCCCCTGGCGCAAGGGGGCGGGCATCACTCCTCAGAAG tgcAGTTTAAGGTACGTGTCCACCACAGCTCAGACACCTCTGTTGTCATCCACTCCCTGGACCAGAGTAGATCAGATGTCAAGCGACCCACCAAGCCTTTGCCCCGCCTGGTGCACCCAACGCACAAACCCAGGGGGCGGTGCTTTCAGGAGACCACGTCCAAACAGGAT TGTAGCAGTAACCCCCTCCCTGGATTGACCAATCAAGAGGATTGCTGTGGCAGCGTGGGAAATTCCTGGGGGCAGAACAAATGCTACAAGTGCCCCCCTGTGTTGCCCT ACCCTGGACCCCAAAAACTCCAAAACATCATTGAGGACCGTGGCTCTACCTGCCCACACGGCTATAAGAGACTGAACAGAACCCATTGCCAAG ACATCAACGAGTGCACGATGCAGGGCGTGTGTCAGCACGGAGAGTGCCTGAACACGCAGGGCAGTTTCCTGTGTGCTTGCAAGCCCGGCTACGTCCTGGACAGGACAAGATGCGTGG TAGAGCCCCTGGTGGAGCTGGGGCTCTGCTTTCGCATGATGACGAGGGCGGGGCAGTGTGAGCACGCCCTGCCCACCGAGCTCTCTCAGGAGATGTGCTGCTGCACCGTGGGCAGGGCCTGGGGCAGCAGGTGTGAAAGGTGTCCCCAGGATGGCACAG CCTCTTTTAGCAAGATTTGTCCTGCAGGGAAGGGCTACTCCTTCCAGAGTTACAGAGGAACCCTGTCATTCCCGCCCCAGATCCTGCAGATCCTCCCAAACCGGGAACCGCGACCCCAGATCCCCAAGACTGAAAAGGGAAAGCGGCAGCAAG AAGCCAAGTTCCCA GTGCCCCGGAGAGAGGTTCCTGTGGAGGCGACCACCCCCATGCAGATCTCCACCCTCAGCAGCCATGGGCCCCGGATCCCTA AAATCATACCCAAACCGACTCCACCTCCCATAGTGAGGCTCTACCCAGAAAGAGGCGCCTTTGAAGTGGCACAGACACAGGTCACAC AGACGGACGAATGCAGAGCGGACAGGAACATCTGTGGCCATGGGGAGTGCATCAGCGGGCTCTCTGGGTTCAGCTGCCGCTGCAATGCAGGGTATCGACTCCATGCCCGGGGGAAGAGCTGCGTGG ATGAGGATGAATGTGATTCCGACCCCTGTGGCCCGGGGAGAGGCTCTTGTATCAACACCATGGGCTCCTATAGGTGCCGATGTCTCCACGGCTACAAGCTCATGGTCCACAAAGGAAAGCTCAAGTGTATTG ATGTGAATGAGTGTTCCAAGCCCCACACatgtggggagggagggcgcTGCGTCAATTTCCCTGGCTCTTACAAGTGCGACTGCTTCACGGGCTACAAAAGCAAGTCCCCTCGACAGCCGTTCTGTGAGG ACATTGATGAGTGCCGGGACCCCAACGCTTGTCCTAACGAACAGTGTGAGAACACGCCTGGCTCGTACGACTGCGTGCCGTGCATGCCCGGCCACGAGGTCCGAGGGGGTGTCTGTTACG ATATCGATGAATGCCAGAACAGAGACGTGTGCCTCAATGGACGGTGTGAGAATTTGAGAGGCACCTACCGCTGCCTGTGCAATGAAGGCTTCCTGCACGAGTCTGACAGCCAGGGCTGCAGAG ACATTGACGAGTGCGAAGACCACAGGTTGTGTGCCAACGGGCGCTGCCTCAACACTGAGGGGTCCTTCATTTGTCAGTGCTACCCAGGGTACAAGCCCACCAAGGAAGGGAGCCACTGTGAAG ATATAAATGAATGTGAGCGACCAGCAAACTGCCAGAGGGGGCACTGTATCAATACAATGGGATCCTATCGGTGTGAGTGCCAGAAGGGCTTCATGCTGGTCAACGGGAGGCGATGCCAAG ATATTGACGAGTGTGCCAGGGACAGAGGTCTCTGCCAGCCCCACGGAGTGTGTGAGAACAAGCCGGGCACGTACATCTGCGTCTGCAACGAGGGCTTTGCCAGCACCCAGGACAAGCGCAGCTGTGAGG AGATTGAGGTGTATGTGGACGAAAAGAAGGAGTGCTACCTGAACCTGGATGACACGGTGTTCTGCGACAGTGTGCTGGCCACCAACATTACCAAGCAGGAGTGCTGCTGCTCCATTGGCGTGGGCTGGGGGGACCACTGTGAAATTTACCCCTGTCCCGTCTACCACTCAG TGGAGTTCCACTCTCTGTGTCCCATTGGGAAAGGGTTTTACCACCAGGAAGGTGTAACCGAGTATGGCCTGGCAGTTCACCGTG ATATTGATGAGTGCGTGCTCTTTTCCAATGAGATCTGCAAGGAGGGCCGGTGCATGAACACCCAGCCTGGATATGAGTGCTACTGCCAGCAGGGCTTCTACTACGACAGCAACCTGCTGGAGTGCATCG ATGTTGACGAATGCCACGATGAGTCGCTGTGTGACAACGGGCGATGCATCAATACCCGAGGGTCCTTCTACTGCTCATGCAACTCCCCTTGGGCCCCCGATGCCtccaaaaagaaatgtgtgatCCCCACTGTCTCGG GTGTGGACGAGTGTCAGGACCCCTCCAACTGTAAGAACGGGCACTGTGTGGACACCTCAGAGTCCTTCTACTGCATCTGCTCCCCACCCTTTATCCTTGCCACTGATCGCAACAGCTGTGTCACGCCAGAGGAACAGGCAG ATGTGAATGAGTGCCAGGACCCTTCGTACTGTAAGAACGGGAGGTGTGTCAACACACCTGGCTCCTTCCACTGTATCTGCGCTCAGCCTCTCACCTTCAGCGCTGCTCTGAAGCAGTGCGTCTACGACG acCGCACGGCTGCTCACAGGGACGTGTGTTTCCTGGAGGTAGATGAGGGCCTGATCTGCACCATGCCCCGGAAGGACATTGTGGTCACAtactctcagtgctgctgccacTACGGGCGTGGTTGGGGGCCTGAATGTCGCACCTGTCCAGAAAGGAACTCAG CGATCTTCAACCGTCTGTGTCAGATGCACTTGGAAACAGAGTCTGACGGTGAGGGCGATTCCTTGGCAGCTTTCGCCCACTACAATCCAG GGGACAGCTCAGAAGAAGACTCAGATGAGTGCAGCTGTGCGAATGGCCGCTGTGTACGGTCCTACCTGGGCACCATGTGCGAGTGTAACCCAGGATTCCGGATGGACCACTCTCGCACCCGCTGCGTAG ATATTGATGAGTGCGGCGAACCTGGCATCCGGGTGAATTCCTGTAAGAATGCCCGCTGTGTCAACACCATGGGCTCCTTCAAGTGCCTCTGCAAACTTGGCTTCGCTCCAGCGCGGCGGACgaacatgtgtgtgcgtacgaaGACCCGATAA